Proteins from one Rosa chinensis cultivar Old Blush chromosome 7, RchiOBHm-V2, whole genome shotgun sequence genomic window:
- the LOC112178815 gene encoding cytochrome P450 CYP736A12 produces MTHISHYPSQRLHTKQKAKPEKMSPSTIIAILLVLLTCLWSLISASSKSKHKKLPPGPRSLPIIGNLHMLGNLPHRSLQHLAKKYGHIMSIRLGSVPTIVVSSPKAAELFLKTHDTNFASRPKIQASEYISYGTKGMAFSEYGPYWRHVRKLCTLQLFCPAKIEAFAPLRKDELGVLLRKLKNAAEEGGVVDVSEDIGLMNEDITYRMVLGCKRDDQFDLKAIVEETFSLAGAFNISDFVPSLAALDIQGLTKRMKKVSKTIDKLLEKIIDDHEQVAKTTSGKQGKHEDFVDVLLSLMNQPLNSNGEQVHFLDRTNVKAILLDMLTAAFDTSASSIVWSLSELLRHPRVMKKLQKELQTVVGMDRMVEETDLPKLEYLSMVVKESLRLHPVAPLLVPHESIEDITIDGYDIPKKSRIIVNFWSIGRDPNVWSENVEEFYPERFMNSNIDLRGHDFQLIPFGSGRRGCPGLQLGLTTVRLVLAQLVHCFNWELPAGILPQDLDMSEKFGLSMSKAQHLLAKPTYRLL; encoded by the exons ATGACCCATATTTCTCATTATCCCTCTCAGCGACTCCACACAAAACAGAAAGCCAAGCCAGAAAAGATGAGTCCTTCAACAATAATAGCCATCCTCCTGGTTCTCCTCACATGCCTTTGGTCACTCATCTCTGCTTCCTCcaaatcaaaacacaaaaaactaccACCCGGCCCTCGGTCACTGCCAATAATCGGAAATCTCCACATGCTAGGCAACCTCCCCCATCGAAGCCTCCAACACCTGGCCAAAAAATATGGACACATCATGTCCATCCGTCTAGGCAGTGTTCCGACCATAGTAGTCTCCTCCCCCAAAGCCGCAGAGCTATTCCTCAAAACTCACGACACTAATTTCGCCAGCCGGCCCAAAATCCAAGCCTCGGAGTACATATCCTACGGCACAAAGGGCATGGCCTTTTCCGAATATGGTCCCTATTGGCGCCATGTAAGGAAGCTCTGTACGCTTCAGCTTTTCTGTCCAGCAAAAATAGAGGCTTTCGCGCCGCTGAGAAAGGATGAGCTGGGAGTGCTGCTGAGAAAGCTCAAGAACGCTGCAGAGGAAGGTGGTGTTGTGGATGTTAGTGAGGATATTGGTTTGATGAATGAGGACATTACGTACAGGATGGTGTTGGGTTGTAAAAGGGATGATCAGTTTGATTTGAAAGCCATTGTTGAGGAAACGTTTTCCTTGGCTGGGGCTTTCAATATATCTGATTTTGTTCCTTCCCTTGCTGCACTTGATATTCAG GGGTTGACTAAGCGAATGAAGAAAGTTAGCAAGACGATCGACAAGCTCTTGGAGAAGATAATTGACGACCATGAACAAGTTGCTAAAACTACGAGTGGGAAACAAGGCAAGCATGAGGACTTTGTAGACGTCTTGCTTTCATTAATGAACCAACCGTTGAACTCGAATGGTGAGCAAGTTCATTTTCTTGATCGAACAAATGTGAAAGCCATCTTACTAGACATGCTTACGGCGGCTTTTGATACTTCGGCCTCATCGATTGTTTGGAGCCTTTCCGAGCTCTTAAGGCATCCAAGGGTCATGAAGAAACTCCAAAAAGAGCTCCAAACTGTGGTTGGCATGGACCGAATGGTGGAAGAGACTGATTTGCCGAAGCTGGAATACTTGAGTATGGTGGTCAAGGAGAGCTTGAGACTGCACCCGGTGGCACCATTACTAGTCCCACATGAATCTATCGAGGACATTACAATTGATGGATATGACATCCCCAAGAAGTCGCGAATCATAGTGAATTTCTGGAGCATTGGAAGAGATCCTAATGTTTGGTCGGAAAATGTTGAGGAATTTTATCCTGAAAGGTTCATGAACAGCAATATAGACCTCCGGGGACATGACTTTCAGCTCATCCCATTTGGGTCTGGCCGAAGAGGTTGTCCGGGTCTGCAATTAGGGCTAACCACAGTTCGGCTAGTTCTGGCACAGCTGGTGCACTGCTTTAACTGGGAGCTCCCAGCAGGCATACTACCTCAAGACTTGGACATGTC